One part of the Drosophila teissieri strain GT53w chromosome 3R, Prin_Dtei_1.1, whole genome shotgun sequence genome encodes these proteins:
- the LOC122621677 gene encoding uncharacterized protein LOC122621677 encodes MKEILFCVLIMLTSNAYALLPKTYEARFVSITSNGTKMPLDINQIRFLGRERLANGTFELKEDLDNESVLIVGETFIDSVGDGEYKQLPFTAPKQSICKALEAYWTYFEPSIKFGVNTDFPAHTHPCPVPKGRYYLKDVVLKADNWPVIMPRGFLKAVATVFKNDEDVGSLEIVSQISDLS; translated from the exons ATGAAGGAGATTCTATTTTGTGTACTAATAATGCTGACTAGCAATGCATAC GCATTGCTTCCGAAAACCTATGAAGCGCGTTTCGTATCGATTACCTCGAATGGCACCAAAATGCCACTAGATATAAACCAAATTCGGTTCTTGGGGCGAGAACGCCTGGCAAATGGCACCTTCGAGTTGAAGGAGGATCTGGATAATGAATCAGTTTTAATTGTCGGTGAAACTTTCATCGATTCCGTGGGCGATGGCGAGTACAAGCAGCTTCCCTTCACCGCTCCCAAGCAATCCATCTGCAAGGCATTGGAGGCCTATTGGACGTACTTTGAGCCGAGTATAAAGTTTGGCGTAAACACGGACTTTCCCGCTCATACGCACCCGTGTCCAGTGCCAAAGGGAAGATACTACTTGAAGGATGTGGTCCTCAAAGCCGACAACTGGCCGGTTATAATGCCGAGGGGATTTCTGAAGGCCGTGGCCACCGTTTTCAAAAATGACGAAGATGTCGGCAGTCTAGAAATTGTTTCACAAATTTCCGACTTGTCTTAg